From the genome of Sphingopyxis sp. DBS4:
ACCTTGCCGACATAGGCGTGGGGCAGGCCGATGCCGGCCAGCAGCCCCGCCATCACGGCGAGCAAAAAGGGCGTGCGCAGAACGAGCAATCCGCCGGTCGCGACGACGAACAGGCCCATGCACCAGAATATATATTGGGTGAGGTTCCAGCCCTTGCCCGCGCGGCGCAACCGCTTTTCCATCAGGTCGCGGCGCGGCACCAGGTCGGAGAGGCTGCTCCCGCCCCGACCGCCGACCGCCTGGATCGTCTTGCGCATTTGCGCCGCGACGACCGCTTCGGTCGACGCGGCGTGACGATCGCGCACCGATGCGAGCCGGCGGCTTTTCGCCTTGCCGGCCGACGGCCCCGCAAAGGCGAGAACCAGCATGGCAAGCGCCACCATGGCGGCGGCGACGGTCAGGATCATTGGCAGGTTCATAATGGCCTTTTGTCCGTTTCCTGCTTGGAAGGCCGCCACGGCCGGGGTGTCCCGGCCGCCGCGGCGTCCTTATTTCGCGCTCTTCTTCGCGACCAGCGTGCCGAGGCCGCCGAGCTTGCCGAGCAGCGAGCCGCCGCCCGGTTTCGCCTTGCCGGCGATGGCCGCTTCCTCGCTGCTTTCGTCGGCGCCGTCGATGATGACGCGCATCAGGCTGGTCCAAGCCTGGGCGCCCTTGGTGCCCTTGCAGATTTCGGCATAGGATTTGCCGAGCTTCGCGGCCTGGCTGACCAGCTTGGGATCGAACGGTATCGTGATGTCGATCGGACGTTCGATCGACGATTCGAATTCCTTGCGCGACAGTTCGCCGATGGCATTCTGGAACTTGTTCGCGACCAGCACCACGCGGGCGCCCGGCACATGCTGCTTGAACCAGGAAAGCAGGCGGATGGTATCGCGCGCCGAGGCGAGCGTCACGTCGCTGACGAGCAGGATTGTGCCCGCTTCCTGCACCAGGTGCGGGAAGGGGATCAGGACGTGGCGCGGAATATCGACGATCGTCATTTCGAACGCGCCGCGCAATTCCTCTTCGAGCTGGAAGAAGGCCGAGCCGTCGGTCATCACCGGCTGATGGATCGGCGCCTCGGCCGACAGCAGGCTGAGCTTGTCGGAGGCGCGCACCATCGCGCGTTCGATGAACAGGCCGTCGATGCGGCTGGGGTTGTCGATGGCGTCGATCAGCCCGCGGCCGGGCTCGAGGTCGAGCGTCAGCGCGCCGGTTCCGAAATGCACGTCGAGGTCGAGCAGCGCCGTCTGCCGGCTGCCCTGTTCGCTCATCACCCAGGCCAGCGACGTCGACACCAGCGACGCGCCGACCCCGCCGCGCACGCCGACCACCGCCGTCATATGGTGCGGCTTGTCGTCGTGCATGTCGGCGTGCTTCGGCGCCGACAGCATCGCCTGCGCCATGGTGAAGCTCTCGCGCACCTGGTCGAGCGACAGCGGCTTGAGCAGATAATCCTGAATGCCGCTCGACAGGAGGTCGCGGTATAGGCGAACGTCGTTCACCTGGCCCGCCGCGATCACGACCGTGCCCGGCTCGCAGACTTCGGCGAGCGCGTTGATGTCGTTGATCGGGTCACCCGATTCGGACATGTCGACGAACAGGATGTTCGGGCTCGCCGACACCGAAAGCGACTGGACGGCGTTGCGCAGCCCGCCCTTGTTGCATTTTTCGATCGGCCAGCCGAGGTCGGCGGCGGCGACGCGGATCAGCTCCAGCGTATCGTCGTCGCAGACGAAGGCGTTGAACGGATCACGCAGCCCGGCTGCTTTGAAAGGAGCGTTCACTGAGCGCCTCCGCTGTTGCTCGTTGACGTGGCCTTGAGTTCGCCGGCGCCCGTCTGGGGTTTTTCCCGATAGGTCTTGATCGCGCGTGTCGCCGCGTTGGGATCGTTGACCGTGGCCCGGTTGCCCTTGATCAGATCATTGGGGTCGGCGACCATTGCCGCAAGATTGCTGTTCGTCGCGCAGCCGTAGTTGGACGAGGTCGCGTTGGTCGGATTGATCGACGATTTGCTCGACCAGTCCGGGCAGCCCGGCACATGCGCCGACGCGCGCGTCACGATGACGCGGACATAGCCCGGCGGCACCGCGCCGGTCGTCACCGGAACGTCGGGGCTCAGCAACAGGCCGCGGCGTTCGACCATCGCGCGGATGGTCGCCTGCGCTTCGCCCGCGCCATATACCGACGGATCCTCGATCGAGACGCGATCGCCGTAGCGGATACCCATCGCGTCGAGCCATCCTTGGAGGCGGCCCTGTTCGCTCGGCACCAGATCGCCGCTACCGACGGCGACGTCGAACTGGTGGATGGTGTTGCGGACCACCGGCTGGTGGACCGATTCGAGGCTGTGGTTGCTGTTTGCGGCCCCGGTGCACCCCGTCAGCGACGTTGCCAGTGCCAGGGCGGCGGTCCAAGTTGCGATTTTGCTCATCACTCTGCTCCCCAAAACCAGCGTCACTTCTTGTTCAGGCTGAAACCGGGCGCGACATCGCCGCCGCCGCGCGGGCGATCCGCGTCGCCGACCGCCGTATCGAGCGACGGCTTCGGCCGGTCGCCGCCGGTCACGCCGTCGCTCGTCTGATTGAGCAGCAGGCGCTGAAGATCGTTGGCATCCTGATAGGCGTCGGTCGGCAGCTTGATTTCGTTCGCCGACACCGGCTGAACCAGATAGGGCGTCACGACGATAACGAGTTCGGTCTCGCCGCGCTTGAAGCTGTCCGATTTGAACAGCGTACCGAGGATCGGCACGTCGCCGAGACCGGGAATCTTGTCGATCGCGCCGATCGAACGATTGTTCATCAGGCCGGCGATCATGAAGCTTTCACCCGAACCCAGTTCGACCGTCGTTTCGGTACGGCGGATGGTGAGCGCCGGGATCTGGAAGCCCTGCATCTCGATCGCGCCTTCGGTCGACAGTTCCGACACTTCGGGGCGAACACGCAGGCTGATGCGGCCGTTCGACAGCACCGTCGGCGTATAGGCGAGGCTGACGCCATATTTGCGATATTCGATCGTCGTGCCGGCGAAATTGCCGGGGATCGGGATCGGAAATTCGCCGCCCGCGAGGAAGTCGGCGGTCTCACCCGACATCGCGGTGAGGTTCGGCTGCGCCAGCGTCGCGACCAGGCCCGAACGCTCGCCGAGGTCGAGCGAGGCGATCAGGTCCAGCCCGAACAGGCGGCCGGCGCCGGCCAGGCTGCTGGTTCCGGCCGGGGTGCTGAACTCAACGGTCTTGGTACCATCGGGGTTATAGGTGATCGTGCCGGGATTGCGGCCGCGGAACACCCCGCCCAGGAAACCGCTGCTCTTGTCCCGCGTCAGGATGTTGCCGCTGATCTCCTTGACCAGCGAGCGGTTCACTTCGGCGATGCGGACCTGCAGATTGACCTGCAGCGGCGTCGCGGTGCGCAGGCGCGACAGTACCTTGGTCTGGTCGCCGACGAAGGCCTGGACCAGCCGCTCGGCCTCGGCGGCGTCGTCGGGCGACGCGACCGTGCCGGTGAGCAGCACGAAGCCGTTCATCGTGTTCGAGGTGATTTTCGCATCGGGCATCGCCAGCGTCAGCATCTGGTCGATCGTCTCGATATTGTTGCCGACACGGGCGACGGTCGAATAGACGACCCGGCCGCTGGCGTCGGTCGCATAGATGCTCGTCTCGCCCGGCGCCTTGCCGAAGACGTAGAGCTGGCGACCCGAGCGGACCTGGACGTCGGCGACCTTGTCGTCGGCGACGAAGACGTCGGTCATCGGCGCCGACAGGCTGACCAGGCGGCCGCGGCCGACCGACAGGTCGATGCTGCTGCTGGCATTCTGCGTTGCCTGGGCCGAAGCCTGCTGCGCCGGGGCGGAGATCAGGGTCGCCGCGACCAGGCCGATCGCCAGAGTGCGGGCGAGCGCGGCCGCCTTGAAACGGGTTTTGCTGGTCATCTTACTTACCCCCAACCGGAACTTCGGTCATCTTGTCGCCGCGCGTCACGCGGACCACCGGGCCCCTCGGTGCCGCGGGGGCGCCCATGGTCACGGGCGATCCGCCGCCACTGAAGGATTGCTGCTGCGGCTGCTGGCGCGGGGCCGATACGCGGCCGCTTACCGGAACCCAGAAGCGGGAGACGTCGCCGCCCGTGGTGGCTGAGCTCTTGTTCGCGGTCGGCCGTGCGGCGGCCTCGGCGAGCATCTTCTTTTCGGCGGCGGTGCCGCCGCCGGCCGGAACATTGACTTCGCCCGACGCGATCGCGGCTTCCAGATCGCCGCTGTTTTCGGCGAGCGGACGGAGCGCGAGCGACAGCTTGCCCATATTCTGCGCGACGGCGATCTTCTCCGCGATATCGGGCGTCGCCTCGAGCGTTACTGAGCCGAAGGTGCGGACCGGCGTCTTGCCGGTTTCATCCTCGGCATCGTAGCGCTGGTCGGTCGCCAGGACGCGAACGTTGCGGACGATCGTCTCTGCCGTATAGAGTTCGTCGTCGGGATAGGCGCTGCCTTCCTTGATCTTGAGCTCCTGCGCCAGAACCACGTCGACGCGGTCGCCCGGAAAGACGAAGCCGGCGACGCCCTGTTCCTGCGAAACCTTGACCGTCACCGCGCGCATGCCCGGCCCAAGCGCCGCGGCGAGGAAGCCGCGATCATCGGGATGGACGAGCGCGCCCTGCGTCAGCGGCTGCCCCGCGGTGATCGGATAGCGCACGACGGTGCCGACCAGAGTCTGGACGTCGGTCTTTTCCTTCAGGAAATAGGCCTTTTCGACCAGTTCCTTCGGCCAGGGCTGAAAGCGGAAGCTGTCGGGGCCGATGATCGTGCCGGCCGGCAGCTGCCGGGTCGCGACAAGGATCATGGGTCCGTTGATTTCCGGTGCAGCCGCCGCGCGTGCCGTCGGCGTCGACGCGCCGCGCATCATCTGATTGACCCCGAACGCAGCCCCGATCGCAATGACCAGCGCGCCGACGATCAGCATAATCTTTCGTGTATCCACGATTTTCGCCTCCTACGCCGAACCAGAGATGGTGGCGCT
Proteins encoded in this window:
- a CDS encoding pilus assembly protein CpaE; translated protein: MNAPFKAAGLRDPFNAFVCDDDTLELIRVAAADLGWPIEKCNKGGLRNAVQSLSVSASPNILFVDMSESGDPINDINALAEVCEPGTVVIAAGQVNDVRLYRDLLSSGIQDYLLKPLSLDQVRESFTMAQAMLSAPKHADMHDDKPHHMTAVVGVRGGVGASLVSTSLAWVMSEQGSRQTALLDLDVHFGTGALTLDLEPGRGLIDAIDNPSRIDGLFIERAMVRASDKLSLLSAEAPIHQPVMTDGSAFFQLEEELRGAFEMTIVDIPRHVLIPFPHLVQEAGTILLVSDVTLASARDTIRLLSWFKQHVPGARVVLVANKFQNAIGELSRKEFESSIERPIDITIPFDPKLVSQAAKLGKSYAEICKGTKGAQAWTSLMRVIIDGADESSEEAAIAGKAKPGGGSLLGKLGGLGTLVAKKSAK
- a CDS encoding CpaD family pilus assembly protein; its protein translation is MSKIATWTAALALATSLTGCTGAANSNHSLESVHQPVVRNTIHQFDVAVGSGDLVPSEQGRLQGWLDAMGIRYGDRVSIEDPSVYGAGEAQATIRAMVERRGLLLSPDVPVTTGAVPPGYVRVIVTRASAHVPGCPDWSSKSSINPTNATSSNYGCATNSNLAAMVADPNDLIKGNRATVNDPNAATRAIKTYREKPQTGAGELKATSTSNSGGAQ
- a CDS encoding type II and III secretion system protein family protein; this encodes MTSKTRFKAAALARTLAIGLVAATLISAPAQQASAQATQNASSSIDLSVGRGRLVSLSAPMTDVFVADDKVADVQVRSGRQLYVFGKAPGETSIYATDASGRVVYSTVARVGNNIETIDQMLTLAMPDAKITSNTMNGFVLLTGTVASPDDAAEAERLVQAFVGDQTKVLSRLRTATPLQVNLQVRIAEVNRSLVKEISGNILTRDKSSGFLGGVFRGRNPGTITYNPDGTKTVEFSTPAGTSSLAGAGRLFGLDLIASLDLGERSGLVATLAQPNLTAMSGETADFLAGGEFPIPIPGNFAGTTIEYRKYGVSLAYTPTVLSNGRISLRVRPEVSELSTEGAIEMQGFQIPALTIRRTETTVELGSGESFMIAGLMNNRSIGAIDKIPGLGDVPILGTLFKSDSFKRGETELVIVVTPYLVQPVSANEIKLPTDAYQDANDLQRLLLNQTSDGVTGGDRPKPSLDTAVGDADRPRGGGDVAPGFSLNKK
- the cpaB gene encoding Flp pilus assembly protein CpaB, producing MDTRKIMLIVGALVIAIGAAFGVNQMMRGASTPTARAAAAPEINGPMILVATRQLPAGTIIGPDSFRFQPWPKELVEKAYFLKEKTDVQTLVGTVVRYPITAGQPLTQGALVHPDDRGFLAAALGPGMRAVTVKVSQEQGVAGFVFPGDRVDVVLAQELKIKEGSAYPDDELYTAETIVRNVRVLATDQRYDAEDETGKTPVRTFGSVTLEATPDIAEKIAVAQNMGKLSLALRPLAENSGDLEAAIASGEVNVPAGGGTAAEKKMLAEAAARPTANKSSATTGGDVSRFWVPVSGRVSAPRQQPQQQSFSGGGSPVTMGAPAAPRGPVVRVTRGDKMTEVPVGGK